The Prevotella herbatica genome contains the following window.
TGAATAAGCAATGCGATAATTCCCTTCACAATAAGTGCATCACTATCTGCAGTAAACTGAAGTTTACCATCAACAAGGTCACATTGCAGCCATACACGACTTTGACAACCATCAATCAAGTTGCTGTCATTCTTGTATTTATCATTGAGAACGTCCAATTCATTTCCCAAATCAATAAGCATCTGGTATTTATCCATCCAGTCGGTAAAGTCCTCAAACTCCTCTACAA
Protein-coding sequences here:
- a CDS encoding SufE family protein, with protein sequence MTINEAQKEVVEEFEDFTDWMDKYQMLIDLGNELDVLNDKYKNDSNLIDGCQSRVWLQCDLVDGKLQFTADSDALIVKGIIALLIQVLSGHTPNEILDADLYFIDKIGLKEHLSPTRSNGLLAMVKQIKAYALAYSVKA